One stretch of Juglans microcarpa x Juglans regia isolate MS1-56 chromosome 3D, Jm3101_v1.0, whole genome shotgun sequence DNA includes these proteins:
- the LOC121254340 gene encoding probable serine/threonine-protein kinase At1g09600 has protein sequence MGGICSKGFFPHEYVPESRLRNKALKANKSAKRLGASLRREEHVVEGDGIGNDATIRLITNIPAELAVSTPILWDEGEKKVVVNEKPAKQQLQRQLKMEAGFSGGRVHPKMSRIGSFPRGERGAQVIAGWPSWLSAVAGEAINGWVPRKADSFERLDKIGQGTYSSVYKARDLETNKIVALKKVRFANMDPESVRFMAREIIILRRLDHPNVMKLEGLITSRVSGSLYLVFEYMEHDLAGLMATTGIKFTEAQIKCYMQQLLCGLDHCHSRGVLHRDIKGANLLIDHNGNLKIGDFGLATFFQPHQKQLLTSRVVTLWYRPPELLLGSTDYGVAVDLWSTGCILAELFAGKPIMPGRTEVEQLHKIFKLCGSPSEEYWKKSKLSHATIFKPQNPYKRSVAETFKDFPTSVLALLGVLLAVEPEGRGTAASALQSEFFTASPLPCDPSTLPKYPPSKEFDARLRDEEARRRRAAYGIAREHETVRRGSGEPKPMPAPDANAELQASIQKRQGQPNPRSASDKCNPKEDGGSGFPIEPPKRTALNVFSHSGQSMHPTAFGSSRTMAIDGEVLTFPGQAFKNGSELRSQISSPHPGEAEFPRYSNSAATQGSSLLNSSKGTTADPHWPGECLNARYNHLDDDVAFEKHQWSHHLLDRPNSSYKKDLQQSGKGSGMGYISKKSRIHYSGPLMPPGGNLDEMLKEHERQIQHAVRMARLDKKSKKTYSENGQTESLLHAGSIGR, from the exons ATGGGAGGTATTTGCTCCAAAGGATTTTTTCCACACGAATACGTACCTGAGAGTCGTTTGAGAAATAAAGCATTGAAAGCAAACAAATCTGCTAAGAGGTTAGGTGCTTCCCTGAGGAGAGAAGAACATGTGGTGGAGGGTGATGGTATTGGAAATGATGCCACTATACGGTTGATAACCAATATACCAGCAGAACTTGCAGTCTCGACGCCCATTTTGTGGGATGAGGGGGAGAAGAAGGTGGTGGTTAATGAGAAACCAGCGAAACAACAGCTTCAAAGACAGTTGAAAATGGAAGCTGGGTTTAGTGGAGGACGGGTACATCCTAAGATGTCTAGAATAGGTAGTTTCCCCCGTGGGGAGAGAGGAGCACAAGTTATTGCTGGATGGCCTTCTTGGCTGAGTGCAGTGGCAGGAGAAGCAATCAATGGGTGGGTGCCCCGAAAGGCCGACTCGTTTGAGAGGTTGGACAAG ATTGGACAAGGAACTTACAGTAGTGTGTACAAAGCTCGCGATCttgaaacaaacaaaatagtTGCACTGAAAAAGGTGCGGTTTGCTAACATGGATCCAGAAAGTGTTCGTTTTATGGCGAGAGAAATTATCATTCTGCGTAGACTTGATCACCCAAATGTCATGAAGCTTGAAGGCCTGATTACCTCAAGGGTGTCTGGTAGCTTATACCTTGTATTTGAATATATGGAGCATGATCTTGCTGGACTCATGGCAACAACTGGGATCAAATTCACTGAAGCACAG ATCAAATGCTATATGCAACAACTACTTTGCGGACTTGACCACTGTCACAGTCGTGGTGTTTTGCACCGTGACATCAAAGGCGCAAATCTTTTGATTGACCATAATGGCAATCTAAAGATTGGTGATTTTGGGTTAGCCACCTTTTTCCAACCCCATCAGAAGCAGCTTTTAACAAGTCGGGTGGTAACTCTGTGGTACCGACCGCCTGAACTTTTGCTTGGTTCTACAGACTATGGAGTTGCGGTGGATTTGTGGAGTACTGGTTGCATTCTTGCAGAATTATTTGCTGGGAAGCCTATCATGCCGGGAAGAACAGAG GTTGAGCAACTACATAAGATCTTCAAACTTTGTGGGTCACCTTCTGAAGAATACTGGAAGAAATCAAAATTGTCACATGCAACCATCTTCAAACCTCAAAATCCATACAAGCGTTCAGTTGCTGAGACATTCAAGGACTTCCCTACATCTGTATTGGCCCTCTTAGGTGTCCTTCTTGCAGTAGAACCAGAGGGTCGTGGAACTGCTGCTTCTGCTCTCCAGAGTGAG ttcttCACAGCAAGTCCTCTTCCATGTGATCCATCGACTTTACCCAAGTACCCACCAAGTAAGGAGTTTGATGCCAGGCTTCGAGATGAGGAAGCTAGAAG GAGAAGAGCAGCTTATGGAATAGCTCGTGAACATGAGACAGTTAGAAGGGGATCCGGAGAACCCAAACCCATGCCAGCACCAGATGCCAATGCTGAGTTACAGGCATCCATACAG AAGAGACAAGGGCAGCCCAACCCTAGAAGTGCCAGTGATAAATGCAACCCTAAAGAGGATGGCGGCTCTGGCTTTCCCATTGAACCTCCCAAAAGAACAGCACTAAATGTATTTTCCCATTCTGGCCAGTCAATGCACCCAACTGCATTTGGATCTTCACGCACAATGGCTATTGATGGGGAAGTTCTTACATTTCCTGGCCAAGCTTTTAAGAATGGCTCAGAGTTGAGATCACAGATATCTTCACCACATCCTGGGGAAGCTGAGTTTCCCAGGTATTCCAACTCGGCCGCAACTCAAGGCAGTTCACTGTTAAATAGCAGCAAAGGAACCACAGCTGATCCACACTGGCCGGGCGAATGCTTGAATGCCAGATATAATCATCTGGATGATGATGTAGCCTTTGAAAAGCACCAGTGGTCCCACCATTTGCTTGATAGGCCGAACTCTTCATATAAGAAGGATCTACAGCAATCCGGAAAGGGgtctggaatg GGTTACATTTCCAAAAAGAGCAGGATCCACTACTCTGGACCATTGATGCCTCCTGGAGGAAACCTTGACGAGATGCTCAAGGAGCACGAGAGACAAATCCAACATGCTGTCCGCATGGCTCGTTTGGACAAAAAGTCCAAGAAAACGTATAGTGAGAACGGACAAACCGAATCACTACTTCATGCTGGCAGTATCGGAAGGTGA
- the LOC121254344 gene encoding glucuronoxylan 4-O-methyltransferase 1-like encodes MRPKSHPFLSLKFLLLGVFIAFFLLFVLRSGFPTSNQSESPTSQNVITNVSDVAVVKCSSCTKIPPTLAQALIHYSTSTITPQQTVKEISVTARVLEKKSPCNFLVFGLGHDSLMWTALNYGGRTIFIEEDEAWIQQIRRRFPTLESYHVTYDSKVNQANHLMEVGQGPECTALGDPRYSMCQLALKGLPSEVYETKWDLIMVDAPTGYYEEAPGRMTAIYTAGMMARNREDGETEVFVHDVNREVEDKFSKAFLCDGYLKKQVGRLRHFSIPSHRDDRYRPFCPE; translated from the coding sequence atgaggccTAAATCCCATCCTTTCCTCAGCCTTAAGTTCCTCCTCCTTGGTGTCTTTATCGCGTTCTTCCTCCTATTTGTGCTAAGATCGGGTTTCCCAACTTCCAACCAGAGCGAATCTCCCACTTCACAAAATGTCATAACAAATGTTTCAGATGTTGCTGTTGTAAAGTGCTCAAGTTGCACCAAGATCCCACCCACCCTAGCACAAGCGCTCATCCACTACTCAACCTCAACCATCACCCCACAACAAACAGTCAAAGAGATCTCAGTGACAGCAAGAGTTTTAGAAAAGAAATCACCCTGCAACTTCTTAGTTTTTGGCCTAGGCCATGACAGCCTTATGTGGACTGCACTCAACTATGGTGGGCGCACAATTTTCATAGAAGAAGACGAGGCATGGATACAGCAAATCAGACGCAGATTTCCCACACTGGAGTCATATCATGTGACATACGATAGCAAGGTGAACCAGGCCAATCATCTCATGGAGGTTGGCCAGGGACCCGAGTGCACAGCACTCGGTGATCCTAGATATTCTATGTGCCAACTTGCTTTGAAAGGTTTGCCTAGTGAAGTGTATGAAACAAAATGGGATCTGATAATGGTTGATGCACCAACAGGCTATTATGAGGAGGCACCTGGAAGAATGACTGCCATCTATACAGCAGGGATGATGGCAAGGAATAGGGAAGATGGAGAAACTGAGGTGTTTGTGCATGATGTGAATAGGGAGGTGGAGGATAAGTTCTCCAAGGCATTTCTCTGTGATGGGTACCTTAAGAAACAAGTAGGCAGGTTAAGGCACTTCTCTATTCCGAGTCACAGAGATGACAGGTACAGGCCGTTTTGCCCTGAATAA
- the LOC121254341 gene encoding LOW QUALITY PROTEIN: leucine--tRNA ligase, cytoplasmic (The sequence of the model RefSeq protein was modified relative to this genomic sequence to represent the inferred CDS: inserted 1 base in 1 codon), which produces MASEGGKSFARRDRLLQIERDVREWWEKEDIFRSESREKLPEPGEKFFGNFPYPYMNGYLHLGHAFSLSKLEFAAAYHRLRGANVLLPFAFHCTGMPIKASADKLAREIQQFGDPPSFPLELDGEVDTPQEAEDSSGGAPPDKFKGKKSKATSKSSGQAFQWEIMRSFGLSDSEISKFQNPYNWLTYFPPLARDDLKAFGLGCDWRRSFITTDMNPFYDSFVRWQMRKLKSMGKIVKDVRYTIFSPLDGQPCADHDRATGEGVQPQEYTLIKMELTSPFPPKLGVLEGRRVFLAAATLRPETMYGQTNAWVLPEGKYGAFEINDTEVFILTQRAALNLSYQNYSRIPEKPTCLVELTGFDLIGLPLRSPLSFNEIIYALPMLTILTDKGTGIVTSVPSDAPDDYMALHDLKSKPALRAKYGVKDEWVLPFEIIPIINIPEFGDRAAEKVCIDMKIKSQNEKEKLAEAKKLTYLKGFTEGTMLVGEFAGXRVQEAKPLVRSKLLEMGLGIIYSEPEKRVISRSGDECIVALTDQWYITYGEPEWKKLAEECLSTMNLFSDETRHGFEHTLDWLNQWACSRSFGLGTRIPWDEQYLVESLSDSTIYMAYYTIAHLLQNGDIYGSSTSPIKPEQMTDEVWDFIFCAGSFPKSSDISSDILNKMKQEFEYWYPYDLRVSGKDLIQNHLTFSIYNHTAIMSKNHWPRGFRCNGHIMLNSEKMSKSTGNFRTLRQAIEEFSADATRFSLADAGDGVDDANFVFETANAAILRLTKEIAWMEEVLAAESSLRTGPPSSFADQVFVNEINIAVKLTEQNYRDYMFREALKTGFYDLQAARDEYRFSCGAGGMNRNLVWRFMDVQTRLITPICPHYGEYVWRKLLNGNGFAVKAGWPVADPPSVTLKSANKYLQDSIVLMRKLLQKQILGSKKANKKGTPVTSLTEDNKLKGLIYVNEQFDGWKAECLMILQSKFDGKTRTFSPDGEILEALKKSSVGQDANFKQTQKLCMPFLRFKKDEAVALGAQALDLRLPFGEIEVLQENLDLIKRQIGLEEVEILSATIPDALAKAGPLVSLLNQNPPSPGNPTAIFLPRS; this is translated from the exons ATGGCATCAGAGGGTGGGAAAAGCTTTGCTAGGAGGGATCGTCTCCTACAGATTGAGCGTGATGTTCGAGAATGGTGGGAGAAAGAAGATATTTTCAGGTCTGAATCTCGTGAGAAACTTCCTGAACCAGGCGAGAAGTTCTTTGGAAATTTCCCTTATCCTTACATGAATGGGTATTTGCATCTCGGACATGCGTTCTCCCTCTCAAAGTTAGAATTTGCTGCTGCTTACCATAGACTAAGAGGTGCCAATGTGCTACTACCTTTTGCTTTCCACTGCACCGGCATGCCCATCAAGGCTTCGGCTGATAAACTTGCACGCGAAATCCAACAATTTGGGGATCCACCTTCTTTTCCCCTTGAATTGGATGGGGAAGTAGACACCCCACAAGAAGCTGAGGATTCAAGTGGAGGTGCACCACCGGATAAGTTTAAGGGCAAGAAGTCCAAGGCTACGTCAAAGTCAAGTGGTCAGGCATTCCAGTGGGAGATCATGCGTAGTTTTGGCCTCTCCGATAGTGAGATATCCAAGTTTCAGAATCCATATAATTGGTTGACCTACTTTCCCCCATTAGCCAGGGACGATCTTAAAGCTTTTGGCTTGGGTTGTGACTGGAGACGTTCTTTTATCACTACAGATATGAACCCATTTTATGATTCCTTTGTGAGGTGGCAGATGAGGAAGTTGAAATCCATGGGGAAGATTGTCAAAGATGTCAGGTACACCATATTTTCTCCTTTAGATGGCCAGCCCTGTGCAGATCATGATAGGGCAACTGGTGAAGGAGTTCAGCCTCAAGAATACACACTGATCAAGATGGAATTGACGTCGCCTTTTCCCCCTAAACTAGGAGTGTTGGAGGGGAGAAGAGTTTTCTTGGCGGCTGCAACTTTGAGACCTGAGACTATGTATGGGCAAACAAACGCATGGGTATTGCCTGAGGGGAAGTATGGAGCCTTTGAAATTAATGACACAGAAGTCTTTATTCTCACACAAAGAGCTGCCCTTAACCTTTCCTATCAAAACTACTCTAGAATCCCGGAGAAACCTACATGCTTAGTTGAGCTGACTGGTTTTGATTTGATTGGCCTCCCGTTAAGGTCTCCTCTTTCGTTCAATGAGATCATATATGCCCTTCCCATGTTGACCATCCTAACAGACAAAGGTACTGGGATTGTCACTAGTGTACCTAGTGACGCCCCTGATGATTATATGGCCTTGCATGATTTAAAATCAAAACCAGCTCTCAGGGCAAAGTATGGTGTGAAGGATGAATGGGTATTGCCCTTCGAGATTATTCCCATCATCAACATTCCAGAATTTGGAGATAGGGCTGCAGAAAAGGTTTGCATCGATATGAAAATCAAAAGCCAGAATGAGAAGGAAAAGCTTGCAGAAGCCAAGAAGTTGACATACTTGAAAGGATTTACAGAGGGAACAATGCTTGTTGGTGAATTTGCAG GGAGAGTCCAGGAAGCAAAGCCATTGGTGAGGAGCAAGCTTTTGGAGATGGGCCTTGGAATTATATATAGTGAACCCGAGAAGAGGGTGATATCAAGGTCTGGGGATGAATGTATTGTGGCACTTACAGATCAATGGTACATCACATACGGGGAACCAGAATGGAAGAAATTGGCAGAGGAGTGCCTGTCCACCATGAATCTATTTTCTGATGAGACACGGCATGGCTTTGAGCACACTTTGGACTGGCTGAATCAGTGGGCTTGTTCCCGATCTTTTGGCCTTGGCACTCGCATCCCCTGGGATGAACAATATCTTGTTGAGTCACTGTCTGATTCCACTATTTACATGGCTTATTACACCATAGCTCACCTCTTACAGAATGGGGACATATATGGATCCAGTACATCTCCTATAAAGCCTGAACAAATGACTGATGAGGTCTGGGATTTTATTTTCTGTGCTGGCTCATTTCCAAAATCATCCGATATCTCTTCGGATATTCTCAATAAGATGAAGCAGGAGTTTGAATACTGGTACCCGTATGATCTTCGAGTGTCTGGTAAGGATCTCATCCAGAATCATCTGACCTTCTCCATCTACAACCACACAGCAATCATGTCCAAGAATCACTGGCCTCGTGGATTTAGATGCAATGGGCACATTATGCTCAATTCTGAGAAGATGTCGAAATCTACTGGAAATTTCAGGACATTGCGCCAGGCAATTGAGGAATTCTCTGCTGATGCCACACGATTCTCTTTGGCTGATGCCGGTGATGGTGTTGATGAtgcaaattttgtatttgaaactGCCAATGCTGCTATCCTACGACTTACTAAAGAGATTGCATGGATGGAAGAAGTTCTGGCAGCAGAGTCTTCTTTGAGAACAGGTCCCCCATCTTCTTTTGCTGATCAGGTGTTTGTAAATGAGATAAACATTGCTGTCAAATTGACTGAGCAGAATTACCGGGATTACATGTTTCGAGAAGCTCTCAAGACCGGCTTTTATGATCTTCAGGCGGCCAGGGATGAGTACAGATTCTCATGCGGTGCTGGAGGGATGAACCGCAATTTGGTGTGGCGTTTTATGGATGTGCAGACACGGCTTATCACTCCAATCTGTCCTCACTATGGGGAGTATGTTTGGAGGAAGCTTTTGAATGGTAATGGATTTGCTGTGAAGGCTGGATGGCCTGTTGCAGATCCTCCAAGTGTAACTCTCAAGAGTGCCAACAAGTATTTGCAAGACTCAATTGTTTTGATGAGAAAGCTGCTTCAGAAACAAATATTAGGTTCGAAGAAAGCCAATAAGAAGGGCACACCAGTCACATCATTGACTGAAGATAACAAGCTAAAGGGGTTGATATATGTGAATGAGCAATTCGATGGATGGAAAGCAGAGTGCTTGATGATATTGCAAAGCAAATTTGACGGCAAGACTCGTACTTTTAGTCCAGATGGTGAGATACTAGAGGCACTGAAGAAAAGCTCTGTTGGTCAGGATGCAAATTTCAAGCAAACCCAAAAGCTGTGTATGCCTTTCTTGAGGTTCAAGAAGGATGAGGCAGTTGCACTCGGGGCTCAGGCTTTGGATTTGAGGTTACCATTTGGAGAGATTGAGGTTCTTCAAGAAAACTTGGACCTGATTAAGAGACAAATTGGTCTTGAAGAGGTGGAGATTTTGTCTGCAACTATACCTGATGCTCTTGCTAAAGCTGGTCCTCTTGTTTCACTGTTAAATCAAAACCCTCCATCCCCTGGAAATCCAACTGCCATCTTCTTGCCTAG GTCATAG